In Phreatobacter stygius, a genomic segment contains:
- a CDS encoding PAS-domain containing protein produces MTDQMMEACDDGPGKSGRDRQESLLALHETALDAITHGLCVFDAAYRIALHNRRFLELFGLAAAVVRPGLAMRDLLKHSADRGNFVGVAFDAVWQARSQRLARAEPFDDCQALADGRIIAISYRPTTDGGWVATYADVTAHHRLEQAYRLQVMRFEQALGNMAHGLAMYGPDERLIVCNRHYIEHFDLDPAVVQPGVSLYDVLQHFIDRGTYVGMTGQELYDESHRRLTEVGRCDFVRPLADGRYLSIRNRPTAGGGWVITSEDITDREHAAEELREQHRRFDAALNNMSQGLCMFDGQHRLTVCNEQYISMFRADPAVVKPGVSLRGVFEHGVAIGIYPGATAEELVERRMAAMADRVTKTYDQKMADGRRIEITICPLPDGGWIGTFEDVTDLRQVEAERAMAIAEVQEQNLLLDATLDSMAQGLCVFDPDLRVVVRNKRYLEFYGLDPEACKPGTPLIDLMRLSVARGIHLQGYDADAVMADFKARLLDKGEPMLTRRLADGRVVAVRSRPMANGGWVTTFEDITERERAAEELSEQYRRFDAALNNMAHGLCMLDERLSLIVCNQRYLDMYRLSPDVVRPGVSMRKIVEHSVAIGNYQDMSADDLLKGYFERLRAGNYVSHRQLADGRIFKVVYEPMEHGGWVATHEDVTERHKAEQHIAHMAHHDALTDLPNRVLFRDKMAEGLTDVEHGGDPLAVFCLDLDHFKSVNDTLGHPVGDRLLRAVSERLMLAVGPQGTIARLGGDEFAILMRTARPQDSEALARRLVALMAEPFVIDGQVINTGSSIGIAVAPQDGTAADHLMKCADLALYRAKSEGRGMFRFFEPDMSARIQARRELELDLRQALGAGEFHLVFQPQVRAATEVLTGFETLLRWTHPARGAVSPAEFIPLAEETGLILPIGEWVLRGACMEAARWPDPIKVAVNLSPVQFKNRSLVAMVVNALAASGLPPHRLELEITEAVLLQKDDVTIAMLHELRALGIRISMDDFGVGYSSLSYLRSFPFDKIKIDRSFIADLDRNKDNAAIVRAMADLGTSLRIETTAEGVETPEQLAIVRACGCTEIQGYLISPPKPAADALDLIARLYRKAVAA; encoded by the coding sequence GTGACTGATCAGATGATGGAGGCTTGCGACGACGGCCCTGGCAAGTCCGGGCGCGATCGACAGGAAAGCCTGCTCGCCCTGCACGAAACCGCGCTCGACGCGATCACTCATGGCCTCTGCGTCTTCGATGCCGCCTATCGGATCGCGCTGCACAATCGACGTTTCCTCGAGCTTTTCGGCCTGGCCGCGGCGGTGGTTCGTCCGGGCCTTGCCATGCGCGACCTGCTGAAACACAGCGCCGATCGCGGCAATTTCGTCGGCGTGGCCTTCGATGCCGTCTGGCAGGCCCGGTCCCAGCGCCTGGCTCGCGCCGAACCTTTCGACGACTGCCAGGCCCTCGCTGACGGCCGTATCATCGCCATCAGCTATCGTCCGACCACCGATGGCGGCTGGGTCGCGACCTATGCCGATGTCACCGCCCATCACCGCCTGGAGCAAGCCTACCGACTTCAGGTGATGCGCTTCGAACAGGCGCTCGGCAACATGGCGCATGGCCTTGCCATGTACGGTCCCGATGAGCGGCTGATCGTCTGCAACCGCCACTATATCGAGCATTTCGACCTCGATCCCGCGGTCGTGCAGCCGGGCGTCAGCCTTTACGACGTGCTGCAGCATTTCATCGACCGGGGCACCTATGTCGGGATGACCGGGCAGGAGCTCTATGACGAATCGCACCGCCGGCTGACCGAAGTCGGCCGCTGCGATTTCGTCCGGCCGCTCGCCGACGGGCGCTATCTGTCGATCCGCAACCGCCCGACGGCTGGCGGCGGCTGGGTCATCACCAGCGAGGACATCACCGATCGCGAGCACGCCGCCGAAGAACTGCGTGAACAGCATCGCCGGTTCGATGCCGCCTTGAACAACATGTCGCAAGGCCTGTGCATGTTCGACGGCCAGCACCGCCTGACCGTCTGCAACGAACAATATATCAGCATGTTCAGGGCCGACCCGGCGGTCGTGAAGCCCGGCGTCAGCTTGCGCGGCGTGTTCGAGCACGGCGTGGCGATCGGCATCTATCCAGGTGCCACGGCCGAGGAACTGGTCGAACGCCGGATGGCCGCCATGGCCGACCGCGTGACCAAGACCTATGACCAGAAAATGGCCGACGGCCGGCGGATCGAGATCACCATTTGCCCGCTGCCGGACGGCGGCTGGATCGGCACCTTCGAGGATGTCACCGATCTGCGCCAGGTCGAAGCCGAGCGGGCCATGGCCATTGCCGAGGTCCAGGAGCAGAACCTGCTGCTCGACGCAACACTGGACAGCATGGCACAGGGGCTTTGCGTGTTCGACCCGGACCTGCGGGTGGTCGTCCGCAACAAGCGCTATCTGGAGTTCTACGGACTGGATCCCGAGGCCTGCAAACCGGGCACGCCGCTGATCGACCTGATGCGCCTCAGCGTCGCGCGCGGCATCCACCTGCAGGGCTATGATGCCGATGCGGTGATGGCCGATTTCAAGGCCCGGCTCCTCGACAAGGGCGAGCCTATGCTGACCCGTCGGCTTGCCGATGGTCGGGTCGTCGCGGTCCGGTCGCGACCGATGGCGAATGGCGGCTGGGTCACGACATTTGAGGACATTACCGAGCGCGAGCGTGCGGCCGAGGAGCTGAGCGAGCAATATCGGCGCTTCGATGCGGCGCTCAACAACATGGCCCACGGCCTGTGCATGCTCGACGAGCGCCTCAGCCTGATCGTCTGCAACCAGCGCTATCTCGACATGTACCGCCTGTCGCCCGACGTGGTCCGGCCCGGCGTCAGCATGCGCAAGATCGTCGAGCACAGCGTCGCCATCGGCAATTACCAGGACATGTCGGCGGACGACCTGCTCAAGGGTTATTTCGAGCGCCTGAGAGCCGGCAACTACGTTTCCCATCGTCAACTGGCCGACGGACGCATTTTCAAGGTCGTCTACGAGCCGATGGAGCATGGCGGCTGGGTCGCCACCCACGAGGACGTCACCGAGCGGCACAAGGCCGAGCAGCATATCGCCCACATGGCCCATCATGACGCGCTGACCGACCTGCCGAACCGCGTGCTGTTCCGCGACAAGATGGCCGAAGGCCTGACCGACGTGGAGCACGGTGGCGATCCGCTGGCGGTCTTCTGCCTCGACCTCGACCATTTCAAGAGTGTCAACGATACGCTCGGCCATCCCGTCGGTGACCGCCTGCTGCGCGCGGTCTCCGAGCGGTTGATGCTCGCGGTCGGGCCGCAGGGCACGATCGCGCGGCTCGGTGGCGACGAATTCGCCATCCTCATGCGGACGGCCCGGCCGCAGGACTCGGAGGCCCTGGCGCGTCGCCTGGTGGCGCTGATGGCCGAACCCTTCGTCATCGACGGCCAGGTGATCAATACCGGCTCGAGCATTGGCATCGCGGTCGCACCGCAGGACGGCACCGCCGCCGACCATTTGATGAAATGCGCCGATCTGGCGCTCTATCGGGCGAAATCCGAGGGCCGCGGCATGTTCCGCTTCTTCGAGCCGGACATGAGCGCGCGCATCCAGGCCCGGCGCGAGCTGGAACTCGACCTTCGCCAGGCGTTGGGCGCCGGCGAGTTCCATCTGGTGTTCCAGCCGCAGGTGCGCGCCGCAACCGAAGTGCTGACCGGCTTCGAAACGTTGCTGCGCTGGACCCACCCTGCACGCGGCGCGGTCTCGCCGGCCGAATTCATTCCGCTGGCCGAGGAGACCGGCCTGATCCTGCCGATCGGCGAATGGGTCTTGCGCGGCGCCTGCATGGAGGCGGCGCGCTGGCCCGATCCGATCAAGGTGGCGGTCAATCTGTCGCCGGTCCAGTTCAAGAACCGCAGCCTGGTGGCCATGGTGGTGAACGCGCTGGCCGCCTCCGGCTTGCCGCCGCACCGGCTGGAGCTGGAAATCACCGAGGCCGTGCTGCTGCAGAAGGACGACGTTACCATCGCCATGCTGCATGAGCTCAGAGCGCTCGGCATCCGCATCTCGATGGACGATTTCGGCGTCGGCTATTCCTCGCTCAGCTATCTCCGCAGCTTTCCCTTCGACAAGATCAAGATCGACCGTTCCTTCATTGCCGATCTCGACCGCAACAAGGACAATGCCGCCATCGTCCGCGCCATGGCGGATCTGGGAACGAGCCTGCGCATCGAGACCACCGCCGAGGGTGTCGAGACGCCGGAACAGCTCGCCATCGTCCGCGCCTGCGGTTGCACCGAGATCCAGGGCTATCTGATCAGCCCGCCGAAACCCGCGGCCGACGCGCTCGACCTGATCGCAAGGCTCTATCGCAAGGCCGTCGCGGCGTGA
- the greA gene encoding transcription elongation factor GreA: protein MSVAFTKENDRDGGEAELPDRPISPHPNLVTPNGLAALDAALAAARAAVVAAQANGEAPADETALARASRDLRYYAARRNSAQLVEPHPETGTVGFGGSVTFDREDGRRQTFRIVGEDEADPAKGTISHVSPIARALIGKRVGDTAIVGAGEVEVVAIG from the coding sequence ATGAGTGTTGCCTTCACCAAAGAAAACGATCGTGACGGCGGCGAGGCGGAATTGCCGGACCGGCCGATCTCGCCCCACCCGAACCTGGTGACGCCGAACGGGCTCGCCGCCCTGGACGCGGCGCTTGCCGCCGCGCGCGCCGCCGTTGTCGCGGCCCAGGCCAATGGCGAGGCCCCGGCCGACGAGACGGCGCTGGCCCGCGCCAGCCGCGACCTGCGCTATTACGCCGCCCGGCGCAACAGCGCCCAACTGGTCGAGCCTCATCCGGAGACCGGCACCGTCGGTTTCGGCGGCAGCGTCACCTTCGATCGCGAGGACGGTCGCCGGCAGACTTTCCGGATCGTCGGTGAAGACGAGGCGGATCCCGCCAAGGGCACGATTTCCCATGTCTCGCCGATTGCCCGCGCCTTGATCGGCAAGCGTGTCGGTGACACCGCCATCGTCGGCGCCGGCGAGGTCGAAGTCGTCGCGATCGGCTAA
- a CDS encoding SlyX family protein: MTDTSLTSRVDTLEMRIAYQDDTIEDLNRTITAQWKEIDRLTREIANLADRVREAGSGASGAPEPPPPHY, encoded by the coding sequence ATGACTGACACCAGCCTCACGAGCCGCGTCGATACGCTGGAAATGCGCATCGCCTATCAGGACGACACCATCGAGGACCTGAACCGGACGATCACGGCGCAATGGAAGGAGATCGACCGGCTCACCCGCGAGATCGCCAACCTGGCCGACCGGGTGCGCGAAGCCGGAAGCGGGGCCAGCGGCGCACCGGAGCCGCCGCCGCCGCATTATTGA
- a CDS encoding rhodanese-related sulfurtransferase — MTFRVAALYQFVALPDAGGLLAPLREICADSGLKGTIILAHEGINGTVAGTAEAIEGFIDALREGPLFDGRLDRLELKFSAAAAMPFKRLKVHLKPEIVTFGDIGTDPARRTGTYVDATGWNRLIGCPDTLVIDTRNQFEVAMGTFDGAVDPRIGRFSGFRDFVARELDPAKHRKVAMFCTGGIRCEKASSYLLSRGFQEVYHLRGGILKYLEEIAPAESRWTGECFVFDERVALGHGLAERGPGAALEGAQTSDD; from the coding sequence ATGACATTCCGCGTGGCCGCCCTCTATCAGTTCGTCGCACTGCCGGATGCCGGCGGGTTGCTGGCGCCGCTCCGCGAGATCTGCGCCGATTCCGGGCTGAAGGGCACGATCATCCTTGCGCATGAGGGCATCAACGGCACTGTCGCCGGCACCGCCGAAGCGATCGAGGGCTTCATCGACGCGCTGCGCGAAGGCCCGCTGTTCGACGGTCGTCTCGACCGGCTCGAACTGAAATTCTCGGCCGCTGCCGCCATGCCGTTCAAGCGCCTGAAGGTGCATCTGAAGCCGGAAATCGTGACCTTCGGCGACATCGGGACCGACCCGGCCCGCCGAACCGGCACCTATGTCGACGCCACCGGGTGGAACCGCCTGATCGGCTGCCCCGATACCCTGGTGATCGATACGCGCAACCAGTTCGAGGTCGCCATGGGCACTTTCGACGGCGCGGTCGACCCGCGGATCGGCCGGTTCAGCGGGTTCCGCGATTTCGTGGCGCGCGAACTCGATCCGGCGAAGCACCGCAAGGTCGCGATGTTCTGCACCGGCGGCATACGCTGCGAAAAAGCCAGCTCCTATCTGCTGTCCCGAGGCTTCCAGGAGGTCTATCACCTGCGCGGCGGGATCTTGAAATATCTCGAAGAGATCGCCCCGGCCGAGAGCCGGTGGACCGGTGAATGTTTCGTCTTCGACGAGCGCGTGGCGCTCGGCCATGGGCTCGCCGAGCGCGGGCCAGGCGCGGCACTGGAAGGGGCTCAGACCTCGGATGACTGA
- a CDS encoding S8 family serine peptidase — protein MANAAAGPRFLVKAKPGAPGAALAVDGASVRFDARPLFESIAVHDAFGMAAPTAWQVLTATEAVDLNPWDACHRLLSEGLGVAGGEAVAFAEPDLAQQWPVGDEKAAGFRLAAGCGAPDRQKPDFPTDPDPYWIRNERHGQFDRANDKVGAPTPAGRVRIAHFDTGYDPAHRTLPRRLNRNLQRNFVDAERPNDACEVSFGALSNPGHGTGTLGILAGAAPGPGRPLGCAPEAEVVPLRVADSVVLFYNSAIARAFDYVHGLAAKPATRVDIITMSMGGLASQAWADAVNALYEQGVFIVTAAGNNFANLPTRHIVYPARFHRVVAACGIMANHRPYADLAPNQMAGNYGPDSKMETAVSAFTPNTPWARMGCPGIVDLDGAGTSSATPQVAAAAALWLQANRAAVAGYPQGWMRVEAIRQALFRSASGEAGDRRRLGRGELRALAALGIAPPKAATLVKQPPDSARFPFLDTLLGTDFGIASDAERRMLELEALQLSQSAAVEAVLPDAAVPPDKLTTRDRRNLADALIAQPGISAKLSRALQAAGLATRSSIAVAAPPSKVKTYQLDRAMNPPVATPNRRRLKVFALDPSLGTSLDTAAINEAVLDIRWETNLKPGPVGDYVEVIDIDPSSRAAYAPVDLNHPHLLPRDGLTPAEDNPQFHQQMVYAVAMRTIEFFEHALGRSALWAPRHTRDQAGRRRDTYVQRLRIYPHAIRAANAFYSPDRKALLLGYFAADHRAAGEGLPGGMTFSALSHDVIAHETTHALLDGLHRRFREPTNPDVLAFHEAFADIVALFQHFSMPEALRDTIRTTRGDLGKENLLGKLAVEFGQAIGGGYGALRDAIGSLDPRTGAWVPAKPARTDYDPAKEAHALGSVLVSAVFAAFLAIYKARTRDLVRLATNGSGVLPEGDLPEALAGRLAEEASKVAGQVLSMTIRALDYCPPVDITFGDYLRALITADRDLVPDDPRGYRAAFVAAFRDRGIYPTGVRHLSPGNLVWEPPPLPLANLAVVLKRLKLTWSLTGDRREAFDTARDNAAIVHSWLTSASQVSDDELAALGLRRKAEAVTINGLKGRRGGIEVHSVRPARRIGPDGQSRTDLVVEITQTFRSEQAGVIYRGGCTLLIDLEANEVRYFIRKRLDSQASIERQTRYRQAVAADESNAYSDSAAASREPFALLHRHR, from the coding sequence ATGGCGAACGCTGCCGCTGGTCCGCGATTCCTGGTCAAGGCCAAACCCGGCGCGCCTGGCGCCGCGCTTGCGGTCGACGGCGCTTCGGTCCGCTTCGACGCCCGGCCCTTGTTCGAGAGCATCGCGGTGCACGATGCCTTCGGCATGGCGGCGCCGACCGCCTGGCAGGTGCTGACCGCAACCGAAGCCGTCGACCTCAATCCCTGGGACGCCTGCCATCGCCTGCTCAGCGAAGGCCTGGGGGTTGCCGGCGGCGAGGCCGTCGCTTTTGCCGAGCCGGATCTCGCCCAGCAATGGCCGGTGGGCGACGAAAAGGCGGCAGGCTTCCGGCTGGCCGCCGGCTGCGGCGCGCCCGATCGTCAGAAACCCGATTTTCCAACCGATCCGGATCCCTATTGGATCCGCAACGAGCGGCACGGCCAATTCGACAGGGCCAATGACAAGGTGGGTGCGCCGACGCCCGCCGGCCGCGTGCGCATTGCCCATTTCGACACCGGCTACGATCCCGCGCACCGGACCTTGCCTCGCCGGCTCAACCGCAATCTGCAGCGCAATTTCGTCGATGCCGAACGGCCGAACGACGCCTGCGAAGTCAGCTTCGGCGCCTTGTCCAATCCCGGCCACGGCACCGGCACGCTCGGCATCCTGGCTGGCGCCGCGCCAGGGCCCGGCCGGCCGCTCGGCTGCGCGCCGGAGGCCGAGGTGGTGCCGCTGCGGGTCGCCGACAGCGTCGTGCTGTTCTACAACAGCGCCATTGCGCGCGCCTTCGACTATGTCCACGGCCTGGCGGCGAAACCGGCGACCCGCGTCGACATCATCACCATGAGCATGGGCGGCCTTGCCTCGCAGGCCTGGGCCGACGCGGTCAATGCGCTCTACGAACAGGGCGTTTTCATCGTCACCGCCGCCGGCAACAATTTCGCCAACCTGCCGACCCGCCACATCGTCTATCCCGCGCGCTTCCACCGGGTCGTCGCGGCCTGCGGCATCATGGCCAACCATCGGCCCTATGCCGATCTCGCGCCGAACCAGATGGCCGGCAATTATGGTCCGGACAGCAAGATGGAAACGGCGGTCTCGGCTTTTACGCCGAACACGCCCTGGGCGCGCATGGGCTGTCCCGGCATCGTCGACCTGGACGGCGCCGGCACGTCGTCGGCGACGCCGCAGGTGGCGGCCGCGGCGGCGCTCTGGCTGCAGGCAAACCGCGCCGCGGTCGCCGGTTACCCGCAGGGCTGGATGCGGGTCGAAGCGATCCGTCAGGCACTGTTCCGTTCGGCCTCGGGCGAGGCTGGCGACCGCCGCCGGCTCGGCCGGGGTGAATTGCGCGCGCTTGCGGCTCTCGGCATCGCGCCGCCCAAGGCCGCCACGCTCGTCAAGCAACCCCCGGACAGCGCCCGCTTTCCGTTTCTCGACACCTTGCTCGGCACCGATTTCGGCATTGCCTCGGATGCCGAGCGGCGCATGCTGGAACTGGAGGCGCTGCAATTGTCGCAGTCGGCCGCGGTCGAGGCCGTGCTGCCGGACGCGGCGGTGCCGCCGGACAAGCTGACCACCCGCGACCGGCGCAACCTCGCCGACGCGCTGATCGCGCAGCCCGGCATTTCGGCCAAGCTCAGCCGGGCGCTGCAGGCGGCAGGCCTTGCCACCCGGTCGTCGATCGCCGTCGCGGCGCCACCGAGCAAGGTCAAGACCTACCAGCTCGACCGGGCGATGAACCCGCCGGTCGCGACGCCGAACCGGCGGCGGTTGAAGGTCTTCGCGCTCGACCCGTCGCTCGGCACCAGCCTGGACACCGCGGCGATCAACGAGGCGGTGCTGGATATCCGCTGGGAGACCAACCTGAAGCCCGGCCCGGTCGGCGACTATGTCGAGGTGATCGACATCGACCCGTCGAGCCGCGCGGCCTACGCGCCGGTCGACCTCAATCACCCGCACCTCCTGCCACGCGACGGGCTGACGCCGGCCGAGGACAATCCGCAGTTCCACCAGCAGATGGTCTATGCGGTGGCGATGCGGACCATCGAGTTCTTCGAGCATGCGCTTGGCCGCAGCGCACTCTGGGCGCCGCGCCACACGCGTGATCAGGCCGGCCGGCGGCGCGACACCTATGTTCAGCGGCTGCGCATCTACCCTCACGCGATCCGCGCGGCCAACGCCTTCTACAGCCCGGATCGCAAGGCGCTGCTGCTCGGCTATTTCGCCGCCGACCATAGGGCGGCCGGCGAGGGCCTGCCCGGCGGCATGACCTTCAGTGCCCTGTCGCACGATGTCATCGCCCATGAGACCACCCACGCGCTGCTCGACGGCTTGCACCGGCGCTTCCGCGAGCCGACCAATCCCGATGTGCTCGCCTTCCACGAAGCCTTCGCCGACATCGTCGCCCTGTTCCAGCATTTCTCCATGCCCGAGGCGCTGCGCGACACGATCCGGACGACGCGCGGCGATCTCGGCAAGGAGAACCTGCTCGGCAAGCTCGCGGTCGAATTCGGCCAGGCGATCGGCGGCGGTTATGGCGCGTTGCGCGATGCCATTGGCAGCCTGGATCCGCGAACCGGCGCCTGGGTGCCAGCCAAGCCGGCGCGCACCGACTATGATCCGGCCAAGGAAGCCCATGCCCTCGGCTCGGTGCTGGTCTCGGCGGTGTTCGCGGCCTTCCTGGCGATCTACAAGGCGCGCACCCGTGACCTGGTCCGCCTCGCCACCAATGGCAGCGGCGTGCTGCCGGAAGGCGACCTGCCGGAGGCGCTGGCCGGGCGGCTTGCCGAGGAGGCGAGCAAGGTGGCTGGCCAGGTGCTCAGCATGACCATCCGCGCGCTCGACTATTGTCCGCCTGTCGACATCACCTTCGGGGACTATCTGCGTGCCCTGATCACCGCCGACCGGGATCTCGTGCCCGACGATCCGCGCGGCTATCGGGCCGCCTTCGTCGCGGCGTTCCGCGACCGCGGCATCTATCCGACCGGGGTTCGCCACCTGTCGCCGGGCAATCTGGTGTGGGAACCGCCGCCGCTGCCGCTGGCCAATCTTGCCGTCGTGCTGAAGCGGCTGAAACTCACCTGGAGCCTGACCGGCGATCGCCGGGAGGCCTTCGACACCGCGCGCGACAACGCGGCGATCGTCCATTCCTGGCTGACCTCGGCGAGCCAGGTCTCGGACGACGAGCTGGCTGCGCTCGGGCTCAGGCGCAAGGCGGAGGCCGTCACCATCAACGGCTTGAAGGGCAGGCGCGGCGGCATCGAGGTCCATTCGGTCCGCCCGGCGCGCCGGATCGGTCCCGACGGCCAGAGCCGGACCGACCTGGTGGTCGAGATCACCCAGACGTTCCGCAGCGAGCAGGCCGGGGTGATCTATCGCGGCGGCTGCACGTTGCTGATCGACCTGGAGGCGAACGAGGTGCGCTATTTCATTCGCAAGCGGCTCGACAGCCAGGCTTCGATCGAGCGCCAGACCCGCTATCGCCAGGCCGTGGCGGCGGATGAGAGCAACGCCTATTCCGACAGTGCGGCTGCATCGCGCGAGCCCTTCGCGCTGTTGCACAGGCATCGCTAG
- a CDS encoding MBL fold metallo-hydrolase, translating to MARRPRSAGPLKAAKPKAKPTAASTAGQRKPAPAAVSAKTGGRAKTGARGKNAGRAKIRMYRQGLGDCFLISLSRASGKPYRIMIDCGVILGTPDSSAIMTAVVEDIARETGGTIDLLLATHQHWDHLSGFVQATEALKKLTFKKVWLAWTEDPADQLARELAGERDTALRSLRLSAGAMRLAGGADEADEIDALIGFFGAAGGASTEDALNVVKALGPIRYCRPSDPPVQLADPDARLYVLGPPHDRKLIRKTLPSTREPETYGVSANAFGANVLAALDGTDDAAPFGPNRAIPLEIARGMDFFRAHYWGPGEAAPDWRRIDTAWLDGASELALALDSATNNTSLVLAIEFADGDVLLFVADAQVGNWLSWETLDWTVDGRKVTAWDLLRRAIVYKVGHHGSHNATLKAKGLDLMERLRFAMIPVDHAMAVKKRWGNMPLPELVAALGEKARDGVLRLDETPAKPPANVVVDKLYFEISV from the coding sequence ATGGCGCGCAGACCGCGAAGTGCCGGACCCCTCAAGGCGGCGAAGCCAAAGGCGAAACCAACCGCCGCGTCGACCGCCGGCCAGCGCAAGCCGGCGCCGGCGGCCGTCAGCGCCAAAACCGGCGGGCGGGCCAAGACCGGCGCGCGCGGTAAAAATGCCGGGCGCGCAAAAATCCGCATGTACCGCCAGGGCCTCGGCGACTGTTTCCTGATTTCGCTCAGCCGCGCGAGCGGCAAGCCCTATCGCATCATGATCGATTGCGGTGTCATTCTCGGCACCCCGGACAGCAGCGCGATCATGACCGCGGTGGTCGAGGATATCGCCCGCGAGACCGGCGGCACGATCGACCTCCTGCTGGCGACCCACCAGCACTGGGATCACCTGTCCGGGTTCGTCCAGGCGACCGAAGCCCTGAAGAAACTGACCTTCAAGAAGGTCTGGCTCGCCTGGACCGAAGACCCGGCCGATCAATTGGCGCGCGAGCTGGCCGGAGAACGCGACACCGCGCTGAGGAGCCTGAGGCTGAGCGCCGGCGCCATGCGCCTGGCCGGCGGCGCGGATGAGGCCGACGAGATCGACGCGCTCATCGGTTTCTTCGGTGCGGCCGGCGGCGCCTCCACCGAAGACGCCTTGAACGTGGTCAAGGCGCTCGGTCCGATCCGCTATTGCCGGCCGTCCGATCCGCCGGTGCAACTCGCCGATCCCGACGCCCGGCTCTACGTGCTGGGGCCGCCGCACGACCGCAAGCTCATTCGCAAGACCTTGCCGTCGACGCGCGAGCCCGAGACCTATGGCGTCAGCGCCAACGCATTCGGGGCCAATGTGCTGGCGGCGCTCGATGGCACCGACGACGCCGCGCCCTTCGGCCCGAACCGCGCCATCCCCCTCGAAATTGCCCGCGGCATGGATTTCTTCCGCGCCCATTACTGGGGCCCGGGCGAGGCCGCGCCGGACTGGCGGCGGATCGACACGGCCTGGCTCGACGGCGCGTCGGAACTGGCGCTGGCGCTCGACAGCGCCACCAACAATACCAGCCTGGTGCTGGCCATCGAATTCGCCGATGGCGACGTCCTGCTGTTCGTCGCCGATGCCCAGGTCGGCAACTGGCTGTCCTGGGAAACGCTCGACTGGACCGTCGACGGCCGCAAGGTGACCGCCTGGGACCTGCTGCGCCGCGCCATCGTCTACAAGGTCGGCCACCACGGCAGCCACAATGCGACGCTCAAGGCCAAGGGTCTCGACCTGATGGAACGCCTGCGCTTCGCGATGATCCCGGTCGATCATGCCATGGCGGTCAAGAAGCGCTGGGGCAACATGCCCTTGCCGGAACTGGTCGCGGCGCTTGGCGAGAAGGCGCGCGACGGCGTCCTGCGTCTTGACGAGACCCCGGCAAAGCCGCCGGCCAATGTCGTGGTCGACAAGCTCTATTTCGAGATTTCGGTCTGA